The sequence CGAGTACCGCACGCGGCTGAAGTCGTACCTGGAGTCGCAGCTGCGTCAGCTGGAGACCCAGGCCGACGACTCGCTGGCGCCGCCGCGCACTCCGGCCGCCGCTTCGCTGCCGCCGTCCCCGGCGCCCTCGATGGCTCCGGCCGGCGCGAGTGCCCCGTCCTACGGCGGCAACCAGTCGATGGGCGGCTCGCAGGCCCCGTCCGGTCCGTCCTACGGCGGCGGCCAGCAGCAGATGACCCCGGCCATGACGCAGCCCATGGCCCCGGTCCGCCCGCAGGGACCGTCCTCGATGGGCCAGGCTCCCTCGCCGATGCGCGGGTTCCTGATCGACGAGGACGACAACTGAGCACCGGGCACGGTGTGTAGGACGCCTCAGGCGTCGGCAGCATTCAGGGCGCGGCCCCGGGTTACGATCCGGGGCCGCGCCCTTTTGCCTTGCGCCGTGGCCTCCGTACCCGCTCCCTCGCGCCGGGTCGCGGTCCGGGGAGTGCGTCTCCTCACGCCGGGTGCCATCTCGTGGGCGCTCTCTTTCGCGCGGTTGTGAGTCCGTGCGCCGGGCGCGTGGGGTCGTTTCGGTGGTGGTGTGGTGCAGGAGTGCGCGGGCGCATGGCAGCTGGTGACTAGTGCGCGGTGCGCGCGTGCGGCCAGACGGGCTTCCGGAAGCCGGTGGGCCGCGATGATCGTTTTCGGGTAGCCTTCGCTGCGCGCCGGGGTGCGTAGCGCAGACGGTCGTCGCGCCTCGATGGCATCTAGGAGGACGCCGGTTCGAATCCGGCCCGCCCCGGCGCGCCCGGTCGCTTCCCGCGACGCCGAAGGCCCGGCCCCCTCGCGGGGAGCCGGGCCTTCCGGGTGTCCGGTCGTTACGCCTTGCGCAGGCGGAACGTGAGCGACAGCCCCTCGTCGGTGAAGGGCTCGCCGTAGCCGCCGTCGGCCTCGCCCTGGGCGAAGTCGGTCGCGAGGACCTCGTCGGCGATCAGCCCGGAGTGCTCGGACAGGGCCGCGACGACCGCCGGGTCCGTGGAGGTCCAGCGCAGCGCGATCCGGTCGGCGACGTCCAGACCGCTGTTCTTGCGGGCCTCCTGGATCAGCCGGATCGCGTCCCGGGCCAGACCCGCCTGCCGCAGCTCCTCGGTGATCTCCAGGTCGAGCGCCACCGTGGCACCGGAGTCGGAGGCCACCGACCAGCCCTCGCGCGGGGTCTCCGTGATGATCACCTCGTCCGGGGCGAGGGTGACGGTCTCACCGTCGACCTCCACGGACGCCTGTCCTTCGCGCAGCGCGAGGGACAGCGCGGCGGCGTCGGCGCCCGCGATGGCCTTCGCCACGTCCTGCACCCGCTTGCCGAACCGCTTGCCCAGCGCCCGGAAGTTGGCCTTGGCGGTCGTGTCGACCAGGCTGCCGCCGACCTCGGACAGCGACGCCAGGGACGAGACGTTCAGCTCCTCGGTGATCTGCGTGTGCAGCTCCCGGTCCAGGGACTCGAAGCCGGTCGCCGCGATCAGCGCGCGGGACAGCGGCTGGCGGGTCTTGACGCCGGACTCCGCGCGCGTGGCACGGCCCAGCTCCACCAGCCGGCGGACCAGCACCATCTGCCGGGACAGCTCCGGGTCGATCACCGAGAGGTCGGCCTCGGGCCAGGCGGCCAGGTGCACGGACTCCGGCGCGCCCGGCGTGACCGGGACGACGAGGTCCTGCCACACCCGCTCGGTGATGAACGGGGTGATCGGCGCCATCAGCTTGGTGACCGTCTCCAGCACCTCGTGCAGCGTGCGCAGCGCGGCCTTGTCGCCCTGCCAGAACCGGCGGCGCGAGCGGCGGACGTACCAGTTGGACAGGTCGTCGACGAACGCGGACAGCAGCTTGCCGGCGCGCTGGGTGTCGTACGCCTCCAGCGCCTGGGTCACCTGGTCGGTCAGCGCGTGCAGTTCGGACAGCAGCCAGCGGTCCAGCACCGGGCGCTCGGCCGGCGCCGGGTCCGCCGCGGACGGCGCCCAGTTCGACGTGCGTGCGTACAGCGCCTGGAAGGCGACCGTGTTCCAGTAGGTCAGCAGCGTCTTGCGGACGACCTCCTGGATGGTGCCGTGGCCGACGCGGCGCGCGGCCCACGGGGAGCCGCCGGCCGCCATGAACCAGCGGACCGCGTCCGCGCCGTGCTGGTCCATCAGCGGGATCGGCTGCAGGATGTTGCCCAGGTGCTTGGACATCTTGCGGCCGTCCTCGGCCAGGATGTGGCCGAGGCAGACGACGTTCTCGTACGACGACTTGTCGAAGACGAGCGTGCCGACGGCCATCAGCGTGTAGAACCAGCCGCGGGTCTGGTCGATGGCCTCGGAGATGAACTGCGCCGGGTAGCGGCTCTCGAACAGCTCCTTGTTCTTGTACGGGTAGCCCCACTGCGCGAACGGCATCGAGCCGGAGTCGTACCAGGCGTCGATGACCTCGGGCACGCGCGTGGCGGTCTTGCCGCAGCCGTCGTGCGGGCAGGCGAAGGTGACCTCGTCGATGTACGGCCGGTGCGGGTCGAGGCCGGACTGGTCGGTGCCGGACAGCTCGGTCAGCTCCGCGCGGGAGCCGACGCAGGTGAGGTGGTCGTCCTCGCAGCGCCAGATCGGCAGCGGGGTGCCCCAGTAGCGGTTGCGGGACAGCGCCCAGTCGATGTTGTTGTTCAGCCAGTCGCCGTAGCGGCCGTGCTTGACCGTCTCCGGGAACCAGTTGGTCTTCTCGTTCTCCTGGATGAGCCGGTCCTTGACCGCCGTCGTGCGGATGTACCAGGAGGGCTGCGCGTAGTAGAGCAGCGCGGTGTGGCAGCGCCAGCAGTGCGGGTAGCTGTGTTCGTAGGGCAGGTGCCGGAAGAGGAGGCCGCGCTGCGACAGGTCCTCGGTGAGCTTTTCGTCCGCCTTCTTGAAGAAGACGCCGCCGACCAGCGGGACGTCCTCGGCGAAGGTGCCGTCCTGGCGGACGGGGTTCACCAGCGGCAGGCCGTAGGCGCGGCAGGTGCGGAGGTCGTCCTCGCCGAAGGCCGGGGACTGGTGGACCAGACCGGTGCCGTCCTCGGTGGTGACGTAGTCGGCGTTCACCACGAAGTGCGCGGGCTCCGGGAACTCCACCAGCTCGAACGGGCGCTGGTACGTCCAGCGCTCCATCTCGGCGCCGGTGAAGGTCTGGCCCGTGCTCTCCCAGCCCTCGCCGAGCGCCTTGGCGAGCAGCGGCTCGGCCACGACGAGCCTCTCCTCGCCGTCGGTCGCGACGACGTAGGTGACCTCGGGGTGCGCG comes from Streptomyces sp. SCL15-4 and encodes:
- the ileS gene encoding isoleucine--tRNA ligase, producing MTAPTYRQVPAQVDLPALEHAVLDFWHEQKIFAKSLEQSEGRPEWVFYEGPPTANGMPGAHHIEARVFKDVFPRFRTMRGYHVARKAGWDCHGLPVELAVEKELGFSGKQDIEAYGIADFNAKCRESVTRHTDAFAELTTRMGYWVDLDDAYRTMDPEYVESVWWSLKEIHGKGLLVQDHRVAPWCPRCGTGLSDHELAQGYETVVDPSVYVRFPLTSGPLAGQAALLVWTTTPWTLVSNTAVAAHPEVTYVVATDGEERLVVAEPLLAKALGEGWESTGQTFTGAEMERWTYQRPFELVEFPEPAHFVVNADYVTTEDGTGLVHQSPAFGEDDLRTCRAYGLPLVNPVRQDGTFAEDVPLVGGVFFKKADEKLTEDLSQRGLLFRHLPYEHSYPHCWRCHTALLYYAQPSWYIRTTAVKDRLIQENEKTNWFPETVKHGRYGDWLNNNIDWALSRNRYWGTPLPIWRCEDDHLTCVGSRAELTELSGTDQSGLDPHRPYIDEVTFACPHDGCGKTATRVPEVIDAWYDSGSMPFAQWGYPYKNKELFESRYPAQFISEAIDQTRGWFYTLMAVGTLVFDKSSYENVVCLGHILAEDGRKMSKHLGNILQPIPLMDQHGADAVRWFMAAGGSPWAARRVGHGTIQEVVRKTLLTYWNTVAFQALYARTSNWAPSAADPAPAERPVLDRWLLSELHALTDQVTQALEAYDTQRAGKLLSAFVDDLSNWYVRRSRRRFWQGDKAALRTLHEVLETVTKLMAPITPFITERVWQDLVVPVTPGAPESVHLAAWPEADLSVIDPELSRQMVLVRRLVELGRATRAESGVKTRQPLSRALIAATGFESLDRELHTQITEELNVSSLASLSEVGGSLVDTTAKANFRALGKRFGKRVQDVAKAIAGADAAALSLALREGQASVEVDGETVTLAPDEVIITETPREGWSVASDSGATVALDLEITEELRQAGLARDAIRLIQEARKNSGLDVADRIALRWTSTDPAVVAALSEHSGLIADEVLATDFAQGEADGGYGEPFTDEGLSLTFRLRKA